TTTCCACAAGGATGACGTCAATGTGTTTACATACATAATGGCCTTCCTACCAATCTGTACCATGTCGTACTGGTACATAGTAGTACATATAACACTATGTACATACAATATTAATTAATTGCACTGATTAACAACTAACATTGCTAATACATTAACACATTATGTTcagtttgattgtgtttttgatTGTGATTTGATTGGTATATTCATACTCAAATCAGAAGAATACATGAATGAGCATAATAATGATATTTCATTCTGAGCCTTCATAAAGGTTCATGTCTGTTAATCTTACATCCTTATAGCAGTTATATGCTGTGAACTGATGTACTGCTTTGCCAGTTTGAGATTACATTTGTCAAGCTACTAGGTATTAAAAGAATGGTGTCACTTTTTTGACTTGATGATTGATGTGATTGATATTTTTCAGATGCCATCAGGAGTATTGAACTGATGGGGCCTTCAGATTTCAAGGTGTCCCAAAGTatcagcctgtctgtgtttgttggtgGAAGGTTAGTTGTTTAACTTTGTAGAACCAGGATTGTTTACCTGATTTACTTTATTTTCTGATGTCCGTTATTATACTTATTTCTCCTCACAACTAAGTTTACATcccattgcattttaaatgaccCTGATACCTCTGTATTTACACTGTACCTGCTTAGGTGCAGTATAGCCACTGTGCACATACACAAGGCTACTTAGTAACTACAGTTGCTGTTTCTGGATTGAGTGATTATTTTTGTATACCAACCACAATATGCAATGTCACAGTTACTTTGTAGGTACACAGTGCCGGACCTATGTAGGTGCTGTATAAAAATAGAGGTGTTAGGGGAGCTTGATGATTAGTGCTGCCCAGTATATTCACAATCATAACCAAAAGGGTCATGTACAGtaggttttgcttttttaaacctttttctGCTAGAATGCTACAGTAGTTTACATATGATACCAACTAATTGCATAAAAAGTATACACATTTGCCTTAAAACACACCTTTTAAGTGAAGTATACAGTTGTGTTGAAGATGTAAATTCATAGCACACTTGTTTGGATAAACTGAGTTTATAGCAGACTCTCTTCCCTTTTCGTGGTCTTTCTTGTCCTGTGGCCAGTCCTCCAATGTGGGTATGTTGGGAGATGGTGCAGAACTGTCTGTCAGTCTCCTCTGCCCCATGCCACTGGGTGAAGCTCTATGGGAACATATTCAACCTGAATTACACCTTCACAGCCACGGGAAAGTACTGTCTGAACCTCACCGTCCGGAATGACATCAGCATTCTGCAGACCTCCTATGACATCAAAGTGTGGAGAGATCGTAAGTCTGATCACCACGTTCAGAGACACACTTATTTCCAAAGacattttctgagaaatgaTGATATGTGACATGGTCTGTTTGATCAAATATTACCAGGAAAACACGGGACAGAACAACCTCTTGCCATGGTGATTTTGTTGTTGAGTCAGGTCATCAGATGAGCTGGCTGTGTTCAAGTGGAACTTAACTTAAAATGGTTAAGACTTGGACATTAAAGGAGCGACGTTACTACTGATGAGAATAATGCATCATTGAGGCTGCGAAAGTGATTCAACTGAATTTCCAAGTAACACAGTTTAATGGTAGTCCTGACAAACAGGCACAACTTCGCCAAATTGATTTACTGTAACTGATAAAAGGAATGTCTGTGACTTTCAGGAAGCAGTCTTGTGACTTGACTTGTGCATATTATTGTACTAAACTCTGCCCtataacatttataaaaatgtatggctGGATTATAGATACATGGTGTGTTGAAGGCAGAGGTTTAAGAGCTACAGTATATTACACTGTATAGCTTTTTAGTCTTGCTCATACCCCTCATCATGTGCATGCATCAGTGGTTTCATGGTAAATAAATGGTTCATACCCAGTGAATCTGAAAACTTGGAGATAACGGGTGAGGATGGTAGAGTGTGTATTGTAAGCTTATTCATAAATGGTCTGACATTTCTGGTCCTAGATTCTagattcattttgtattttagtgACTAGTTGGATGATCAGTAGAACAAGACTGCTAAAATTCTGTGTACAGCTCAGAGAAAATAGGAGGAGCTACAGTCagtacattaaatatgtttttagtAAAAAACTTTTTACATTCACCAGTTCTTTAAAACAGTAGATTATGGGTGATGATTGCTTCTGTGGAATCAGTGTGCTTTGTAAGTTAAGCAGACTTaggttttttaattaaaaacattcaacCGCTCCAGTAGTGCTCTACGCTGAAACTTTGCTCCTGCGATATTCTTCACAGCGACAAGCAACCTGCTCTTCATCTTTACCTGTGGCACACTCATCCTGTCCACCTTCTCCCTCATCATTGTCACAGTCTGTCGTTCAAATCGCTCAGCTGCCAGAGGCAAGGTGGAGGTATGTATCAGAAAAACCTACTTCAACTATCAACACTTCAGTTACTTCAACATTGATGGCTACCGTCTCTTGAAACATCAAACCTTTAACAATTGTAATAAAGAATCATAAGTGATACATCCATTTTctaatgccttttttttaaactattgtTTAGCAAAGCTGTTGCTTAAGGTTGAAATGTATACTCGGAATGTATTGTCTAGTGCCatgtttcccaaccctgctcctggaggcacactgtcctgcatatcttctatgtatccttcctgcttgactaaatcaggtgtgctcagctaatcaaaagtgccactgatgagttcagtcaggtaggtagagcagggatagatagaagatatgcaggacggtgtgccttcaggagcagggttgggaaacgctggtctagtGCACAGAATTATCTGAAAAATGTAGGTAAGCTGTTGTACTCTAGAGGGCGCTCAAGACCAACTGATACACAGCATCTCTTCAAACCTTTGAAGTGAAGTACAGCCATAACAGGAGGAGGCTGTGGCATATGGGAGGCCATGTTGCACTGCTCTTTTCCTAGTGACAATAGAAGTAATTCTACACAAAGACAAGGAGGTCCATGCTAAATTTACACTTTTATGTCACCAGGCCTCACCGCTGCTCCCTGTGTTATTCAGTAATGGCACAGAATTTAGTCCTGATACAGAGTTATATAGTCTTGAATGAGTGCCTGGCTGAAGGTTTAGGCTGGCCCCCAATATTTTAGCTTGAGCTGACACTCATCTCGAAAGGGACCACCTTTCAATGAATCAGGAGATGATGAGGAGAGACGTTTCTGTGGATCTGAAGCTCAATGTTGAACAGACAACCTAGCCGGGGGGATATGGGGATGAGTCAGAATGCCAGATCGTGTCTCTCACTTCCTGAAGCTCTCCAGTGTACTGATGTTATGTTCATGTTACCCCTTCCCACAGGCTGGGAATACAGCTTCCACAAAAGGATTTATTTTCACTTACACATCATATTACAACCTTCCTTGAACTgaacgtatgtgtgtgtgtttctccaggTGGCAGACTTCAGTTTCTCCCCTGACTCCCCGAACTTTGAAATGAAGTCTAAGCATGTGGGTAGTGTCTCAAGCGTATGTCCCAGCTCGTCTTCGAAGAAGAAGGGTGAATTTCGTCCTTTGCTCACTTACTCTGGGATGGGCTCCTCAACTTGCATCGCACAGGTGTAGTCCCTGCCATGCGCCAGCCGCAGTGATTCTGAGGCTGCATTCATCATGGCAACCAGTGAATTTCAGAGTACTGTCACAAGATCTGCAGCCATGCTGTTTTTGACTGCTGCTTCCAGCCTTGCACCAGATCATCAGCAtcattgtcttttaaaaaacagtAGGATACAGAGATATAGATAATCTTTTGAAGTGTTTTAGTTAATCAGTCAACATGTCTTACCTGAGAAATGCCCCTTAAGTTATAAATATCAACAAAATGAGAATATAATGTATTATGCAACAATCAAGTAAACAATAGGTGATCTGCTCTGGTATTTCATAATAACAATTGTCTTTATGGGAAATTGTGGTAGAAGACTGGAGAAGCTTTGTAATATGTTACAGTTAATTCTAAAACTGGTGCCATTTGTGTAAGGTGTGGATAGATAGAGTTGAAACTCAATTTATGGAATGGCACTAAGTATTCTATTTACGAGGAAAGCTCTGTTGTCATTAATgtccatttaatttaattgaagtGCCTGTAGTTATAGCACGAGTTTAGTCCTTTTTGTGCAACCTATGAATTTTGCAATTTGTGCAAATTAATGTTCTTgcaatgtacagtaaaaaaagtgctgaaaaaATGTTGTTAGCTTGAAAGTGTTGGTAAATTTTATGTATTGAGTCTGAAATCTTGACAAAACGGCAAGAAAGTGAATGTCATTCAAATACATGGGGTGGTTGAAGTTTAATAAAATTTGCCTGATGGTAACCTAAATGTCAATCCAGACTGCAATTTGCCATTCTAAGCGAAAGAGAGATGGCTGAGACGAGTGATATGTCAGCACGTTGAGAGATCTTTTCAAGTATTTTTGAGAAGAATACAGTGAAAAGGCAGGCATAGGCAGGCAAATTGGCCTTGTGCCAGAGCTTGAACAAAGGaatacacaattacacaagCAAAACCTTTCATGGAGTGGAGTATTCAAGGACACTAGCTAAACAATTTGCCAAAATCACTTTTAATGGGACAAGGACATGCAACAGATGGGcttttgtataaaaatactgagAAATTGTGGGCAGAATTGAATTTGGCTACTCAGAGCCCTTACCCAtgtatattatatgtgtgtgtttatatgcatgtgtgtatgtacgttaaaaatgtaaacttacCTGTCCATACAGAATTTAattctttaaatgtaattatattttgtgGCTGGGATCAGCGGGAGCTGAACATAGGTGGAAATTGTGCATAGCTCAGGCTCTGGTGTGTTCAAGCTAGTGAAGTGCAGGATAACTGCAGTGGTGTAAACTAatcctccctttttctctgtaCACTTGATCCTAATAGCAAGCATTGGCAAAAATCAACACGTTGCCTGGGGGTTGGGATATGCGCACAGTATTTGCATATTCATTAATACATTCATAATCTTGGTGCATAATTGATGTCTACACAAAATTCTTATGTGTGGATAAAAGGAGACATTCACCTCAGGCTACGCTACATAGTGCTGCTGAGACCTCATTTGCAGTTGCTGGAACTTGTACTTCAGTCAACAGAACTCAATCTGCAGATTTGAACAGCAGAAACCATGCTATGCATCAGTTGACAGGAACATAACAATCAATCATTTAATCAATGACCAATGATTGTGTCACAGCGTATACCTGAAAAGTACCAGAACACAATATGACCAAGAGGTATGCAAATACATGTACAGACTTACTTACTTAATGAAGAGGGACATTTGTTACATAATAATGACTTTGCAGTTCTATCAGCCATAAATACCAGCATATGAAGAAGCAAGTTTGAGGTCACATCTTCCTGTGTTCACTCAGAGTGACGTGACACCAGTCACAAGGCCATCTGCCATTCAGCCTCATATGAGAAGTCAGTTCTCAGTATGGGAAAAAtaaccacaaacaaaacattctcTGTTTTCCCACCGAATGACAAGACTGTCAAAAGAAGTTTTAGAAGGAGACCTAAAACATTGATTAACAGACATTGGACAGATTGCAATCCATGTTGACTTGTGCCATCTAGCACAACAAGATTGGTGTCcttacacaaaaatatatttacttaGCATGTGCTCTATCGTGTGTATCATAACCTCTTACCTTTTCTAGCCAACGGGATAAACTTTGTCACAACAGGTCTCATCATGGAAGAACCATTGGACTCTCTGTTTATCTGCCATATTAGGCCATAAAGGGCCTAACCAGGGATTAACCATCTCTGGCTGTTGGCCATTTTGGTAAACTTGGAAGGCCATTCCATGTCTCCTGGTTAACACAACCAGAATTGTCAGCTGGGAGAGGCTGAAGGGATATATTTTCAGTCTAGATGTAAGAAATCACAGTGGAGGattgccaaaacaaacagaagcaaatTGTATTCCACAGGGTTATATGGCATTGAGGAGTCTTTTGAGTAGTTTGGGGCAAGCCTAAATTTGTCTTAGTAATTCTGTGAGAAGccttttcattcaaaaatatacTTATTTGCTACGACAGAGAACATCAGATGTCCTATCAGTACAGTTTACAGGAGGATTCAACAATATACACCCCAGAAAATCCCAGAAAAGTTTAGTATTATTTGTCAACAGTGCATCCCAgtttctgttacattttataAGATTCATTCCATTGGTTCTTTGGTATCATGAGTGCTAGGTTAGGTATGACAGTAAAATCCTATTGGGTTCAtagaaaacaatgcattttaggTTTACCAAGACAGCAGAATCTTGTacatgcttttgttttacatgtacattttaacaGAAGCATTTACTAGCCAATTAAATCATAGAATTTGCTCTTCAATTGACCAGGAAAATTAGTTTCACATGGTAAGTGAGGTATAGTATCCTTTTGTCTGTTCAGATACTATGTCAGACTCCTATGTTGGCTGTCACACCATTCAAAGGCCGGTctactccctccctctgactgCTAGGTTCTCACAGGCGTGATTCCATCTTCTGTGCCTGGGCTTCCCTTTGTTCCTTGTCTGCCAATACTAACAGATTCTCTTCAACAGCTCTGTCAGAAGTGCCATTGAACTCTCCTGAGAGAATCTGGCACAAAGATTAGATCAAAGTGCTTATGAAGAGGAGGGAGTGCGGTGGGGGTCAAAGCTGGCGAAACGGAGACGTGTGATTACTGCCTACAGAGCTCCTAATGCTGCTATAATTCTTAACAAAAGAGTGTTTTGAACCGAGCTGTCCAATTCATGGGATTTTAACTAATATAGCTGATTTTAAATTAGTGCTGTGCAGTGAGCGTGCTTGAATTTTGAAACACCAGTAAAGGTGCTCTTCTTGCACCATGTAGACAGAGATGCTCTACCAGTATTTTACAATGGCTTTTAACAACATCCATTAACTGggtgaaaatataaatgatccTCTCCCCACACGAActtcatcttattttttatattgtatttctttctggCTTACAgtggaaaacaacacagagacattgcTGCAGCAGCATGTGACTAACGCATCATAAATAGTAACTAGGTTATAGTTGAAGCAGATGCAAGGCACATTCTTATCCACCCTATACAATCCTACTGAGCTGTACAAATCCTTTTTGTATGCACAGTATTGGAAATGATTGAAATTACAGAAACTTCTTCAAGTGATATATGGAGCTGTCATGTGGCAAACATTGATAAGTGCAACAAGGAAAAGACAATGTTTATGACTCAGGGTTGGGGGCATATTAAGGGCACTCATAGCACACAACTTTTGTAATGCGTCTGTAATAATGTCTATCCAATCAATGCATAAATCAGGGTGTAAGTAAAGtacttttcaaaatcaaaagctGCTCAGGAGCAAATCTCAGGAAATATGCTAATTCAATTCAAAGCATTTCTTGCAGATGCcaccaaactaaaaaaaaattacaaattcaTAGGCTGGATTACTTAAAAGCAATGTTTTcaatcactgttttatttcataacatAATTATGCAACAGTATGTAACACACTGGCCACTTGAAAAAGCTCTGCTGCAGTATGTTGTGCCAGTTGGCTTTTACAACAGTATATATACATTGCAATAATTCTGTACCTCTAAAAATTTCtctgaggaggggaaaaagatTTTAAGGAACTACCCCCACAGTGTTCATACACATTGTCTTCACCAACATGTTACTGTATCATTCTGAATCTGTGAAGGAGAACGAGGTAGAGGAAGGATGGAGTTTTTTCATAGATGGCATAAACAGAATCATCTTCCAAGGGGAATAGTGGAAATGTTCCACAATATCATTTTCTCAGTTCCCAGATGGAAACTTGCAAGTCCACTATATTACACTCAATATCTTTTGGTTTATTTGAGTCTCAACTTCAAAGCCAGGTTGTCTACACTGTACCTGTTACTGGATAAAGTGTTACGTAAGGCGGCTTTGTGTTTTCTATGTCGGCAGCTACTCTTGCAACTAAAAAGTTAGGACGTACAACTATCATTCTGAGAATCTTTTGTACTCCTCTTTTATCTTCATAAGTAATTAAACTCACAAGGAACAAATCATGCAATGTAGATACCCTAAACTTACTACTCCATTTAAGGAGACACTATATGCTATTTGCTGTCTACATCATATTTGTCCTATTACATATTGGGTATATGTTTCTTTAAAGACACCTGTAAAGAACCATACACGTAGGGTATAGTCTTTTAGCACAGCACAAAGAGCTTTCCTCATTCAAAGGCAAACACATGTACTTTTATCAATAAACCAGCAGTAATCCCctggaatacattttaaaatgcatctcgGTGCCTCTGGACGGGCTGGTTttctgcactgcagtgtgagCAGCCCAGACTTTGTAAACAATCTGCATTTatcagatcaaaaaaaaaaaaaaactcttcttcCAGAGGTTCAGATACTAACTTCGCAAAAAcaggtgatgtgttttttttttttcttgttctgttaTTCATTCCAGTGGGATGCTGGTCAAGAAGCATTTTTAGCAAATGCTgtttctgcattctgcatttgaAAGGCATGGAATATAAAGGTATGGGGaatgttcattatttttgatgAATGCAACATTTTTGCACTGTCAGCCATTCAATCTGACAATCTGTCATTATGAATACGTATAATATGTATATCACatcaatgcatttttgaaaatgccaaGGTCAGTCTCAGTGCATAATGTTTACCTTGAATATTGTATTTAGAACCtggggttttgttttgtcttttcctTACATTGGTTCACATTTAGCTGTTCATTGCCTTTTGTTAACATGCATTGCGTTGcttaatcaaaaataaaatctgattatGACTTCACAACTGGAGCATGCATTATCCATATGAGACACCCACGTCAATCCATTACAAGATCAAACAAGAAGTCTAAATTGAGTGTTTGCTCACTCCTTTAGCAAAACTTTGAGAAGTAATGAAAAAGTCTGCGGAAGACATAGGGGCTTTGAAGGAGCACGCCCAGACGACTCCACTCCGCTTCTACAGTGAGCACCATTCTCTCAGGAATCAAACAAAGGAGAGGATGCAGACTACCACGAGGCCTGGTAACTGAAGATTTACAGACTAGAGCGCATTTACAGACCGCGGTTTCAAAGTGGGCCAGATCTGAGATGAATAGGGGAATGCTGTCAAAAGCTATTgatgtttgaaaaaaagaaaaacatgtttatcgGCCATAAAGAGCACGGCTTATGACCTAGATTTATGTAGTTGATGTGTTGTGAAGTATTTCACACACCACCAGACGCTATGAACAACAACTATGCCAGTACCTTGATGCATATTCTAAAATGCTACAAACTGTATTAGCTCTATAAACACAATCTTGGACTGCAGATTATTGAGGAACATAGAGTTTGATGTGATTCCCAAATATGGGTACCACATTGAATTTCTGatttgtgaagaaaaagaaagatttctATTGTACACATCTGCAACTACGGGAGGctatggaaaataaaattgatcCAAACAATGTCCATTGGGACACACAGCTGGTTTGAACTGATTACAATCAAAGACAGCTTTCTTCCTTTCATGTCAGTTTTTATCCATGCCATCACGCAGGAAGGAGTTTTACATTCTAATTACcctttattaattattactcAACTGGGACTCCCTTGCTTTAAGGGgccctgctgctcactgctgtgtCCTGCTGAACACACAACAGAGCCCTGCTGAGGAAAGGTCAGCCTGGAGATGCCACAGAACCGCACAGCACCACAGCGGTGCACACCACAGCGACAGATCCCAGCAATCACCTTCCCTTTGTGCTTTCCCTTATCAACTTTGAATTGGGCGTTCTTATACACATGCGGATGAAATCACCATTCTGTAGGGGCCAGGGGAGTGCACATGAGGAAGGAGGTATCCCAGACAGAATGCAGTCAAAGTAGAGTAAACATGTTAGTTCTGTGCCTTTGGGTCAGCAAAGACCCGGGAGGCCCTCTGCACCTTCTTCACCTGAAGTGCCTGAGACCTTGGCTcctgaaaatatatatacacaatattttcatacacacacaattgttTTTGACAGGAAATTGGCATTATCCACAGTTTTGACATGAAGCGAGcatgttttcatcttttcatctaAATGTGTCTCAGCCATGAAGGGAACAAATGTTATACAAGACACACTAGATGTTCTGTTTTGACTGCGGCGGCAAAAAAGTACACGACCTCTAAAAACATTCAAGGATTTGTGGTCCACTGGATTGAGCCCCCGTGATGATCAATGGTCTCTGTCATTAGCGACATGATGAATGTGATAAAGAAGCATTAACCATCTGTACCAACCACCCTTCTTGGGTTAAAGGCACTCCGGAGGAATACATAACATAACTGATGACAGTGACCTTGAGCTAGCAGACACTAAGAGCGCGGTGCCTGCATTCTTTCAGAGAACATAGCATCTGGTGTGTGCTGCCATGCTGCAGCTCTAAATGTGTGCTactttcacttttgttttcaaGGCAACGTGGAACAGTAATCTCTCTTAAGCATCAGAATGATTGACTGCCACCTCTACGGTCTCTTTTACCTTGAATTCTTAACAAACTATTCAACAAATCGTCAGAATTTAATATAATATCAACCCCCCATGGACGACTTTGTTATGATTTGTGAATATAATTTACAAACTAAGTGTTGTTTGCCAAATGCTATCAAGCATTgctattaaaaacacaaagataaaTGTTGCTGGGATTTGATATCAACAGTATAGTGATCTATCTATCTGGCAGATGCCTTTATGCAAGATGACAATATACAAACAGAGTGAAAATATTTGACTACTAGCCAATAATAGATGCACGACAAATATGTGTAACCTTGCGCcctttcagtctgtttttattGTCCTTACAGTTCTGGAAATTATGTAGTATTGACATACATGTCATACgtgcatacagtaagtgtgCTTCATCTTTATATTCTTAATTTAGCCTTTTTTTGTCTAATCATTTATGAAACTTGAAATCAGGCAACCTCAGCCTgactataaaatgtaaaatgtaattgtataaCATTTCCGCTTCACTGGCAGAGTAACAGACTTCAGAGGATGAAGGAACAGCATCATAAACCTGAAAACTGCATGCAAGCTCTGTGGCGGGAGCTACATGTGTAAACTATGAGAGTGAGATGAACCGGGACACCTCACCTTAAGGGTCAGACAGCCATAGGCCTGTGTATTAAGTACTCTACCCCCTGTGGACAGCACAACTGTGCTCTTGTTTTGATCAGCTCACATCTCCTCTCCACTCTGCACATGTGCAGATCGGATTACTCCACACATTCCCTGCTCTTGACATTGTAATCTGCTGCAGCTCCCAGTCACTCAGATTAGAGGCCAAATGTTAGATGCCAAATTATTCGCCATTATTTGAATTAGCTACAAGAATTAATCAAATAGCTATGGGCAACAGGATTTTAatcagattttcctttttttttgtttcattatataCTGTACCATTTTTATTCATCACCCCCTCTCAAAAAGGCCCAATTTCAATataaagtaattaattaatataagATTTACCTTTAGTTAATCTCAGCAACCACATTAAATGAGAGCGATATTTGAACAATTTTGttgcagacacatacagtatgttgtgaAAAGGattctaaaaacaaacacacaatattgAGCATGAAAGCCCAATTCTTACAATTGTAGGATTCTGTTTGATgaagtttttgaagttttgtGTATGGACATTACATGATGGATTTTTAACATGCCATAATTTGTGATGTGTTAGTATCCATTGTAATTCAGATTTTGTTAGTTTTTCACTTGTTTCACAGGCCCAGTTGTTTAAAACTATCATCTTCATGGTGACAGAGACTATGATCTACATGCTGTAAGCTTTGGTATACCTACTAAACATGTGCAATCTAACATCATGCAGATGTAGAAGCTTTTTAATTGTTCAAGATGGTTTGGACTATAGCGTCATTAGTGCCATCATCTCATTGTCGATCAATTGTGTACAGAGTTTCTGTTAAAGTTTTGTTGTGTACCTGCTGATAAGTATGCAATGACATCAATTACAGTACTAATTGAAGCCACAGAAAATTATAGCAAGAACATGCCTTGCATTGAAAttactgtgttcatttatttaaataacatgtCAGTTTTAGATATTATTTACCGATGGTACTGTACAAATATCCATAGAGCTAAGGTAGGTGAGCAATTTCAGAACAGAAAAGAGAATTAGGGAACCCACAGAAGCTGGGTATAATTGCAAAGGTAATTAAGCTTGACGATTGAACTGATATTAGAAAAATCCACAGGTGACACACAAGCTTTTATGAACTGTCCACAGATGCTactggaaaaatgtaatttgtaacaagaAACAATACATATTTTAGATATAGCAAAATCCAGCACTCAgtggggtagcagtgtggtgtagtggtaaggagcatggcttgtAACTCAAAGATTGCCAGTTCCATttggtactgctgttgtaccttcaggcatggtacttaacccaaaatatctttagtaaatatccagctgtataaatagttAACATGTAACAATTGCAACTATGTtagttgctctgcataagagcatctcccAAACTACTGAACATGAAAGTAATGTAAACATGATTACATAAATGAATGGTCATATACTGCCATGAaggagtgtgcagtgtgcacagTATAGTGGTTAGGTATCTCAGCATGATACACCGAGGAAGCAGAAGCCCTGTAAGACTCTGGCAAGCTGCCCAAAGGCAATTATTCGCCATGGGAGCTGAGGCTGCTATAACCTTGAGCAAGGCCACAAAGGCCATGTTGCTTCAGTTTGCACATTTAGACTTTGCCTATTTAATATAGGGCTGTCAGACAATTATCAAATAATACTGCTACAATagattagaaaaaaacacagtttgacCAAATTTACTGGAATAAGAA
This genomic stretch from Megalops cyprinoides isolate fMegCyp1 chromosome 1, fMegCyp1.pri, whole genome shotgun sequence harbors:
- the tmem130 gene encoding transmembrane protein 130 — protein: MYLCRTRSAVIFVYFCITLVWQGVDTDDTINLSEIVAGKITFRQMEGNETYLRSTGELAADIPTEASFELLDPRHMFRYVKFTYTWDLGNGEVKVGKEPYVRYNYSASGNYTVTLTVGANWARHTKLTGIYSSDLKVLDAIRSIELMGPSDFKVSQSISLSVFVGGSPPMWVCWEMVQNCLSVSSAPCHWVKLYGNIFNLNYTFTATGKYCLNLTVRNDISILQTSYDIKVWRDPTSNLLFIFTCGTLILSTFSLIIVTVCRSNRSAARGKVEVADFSFSPDSPNFEMKSKHVGSVSSVCPSSSSKKKGEFRPLLTYSGMGSSTCIAQV